From the genome of Desulfomicrobium escambiense DSM 10707, one region includes:
- a CDS encoding 4Fe-4S dicluster domain-containing protein produces MSKNVFEKWQGVFENRKTESKQAEVPVDESSQLGPLSRRKMLQYLGIQAVIGASVVKGAVAAPKNFNPKHYNREITPDQLPNTRAWLVTNPNMCVGCRTCEIVCSLSHEGVCQPSLSRITTTFDPTGTLAKFAAMADVCRQCNMADCYLACAYDALILDKETGARIIDPTKCTGCGECFAACPWDKIVKNDETGLFSKCDLCGGDPQCVKYCPADAISFVDMR; encoded by the coding sequence GTGAGCAAAAACGTGTTTGAAAAGTGGCAAGGTGTTTTTGAAAACCGGAAAACCGAGAGTAAGCAGGCCGAGGTTCCGGTGGACGAGTCGTCGCAACTTGGACCGTTGAGTCGCCGCAAGATGCTTCAGTATCTGGGCATCCAGGCCGTTATCGGGGCCAGCGTGGTCAAGGGGGCGGTCGCGGCGCCCAAGAATTTCAACCCGAAGCATTACAACCGCGAGATCACGCCGGACCAACTCCCCAACACGCGGGCCTGGCTGGTGACCAACCCAAACATGTGCGTCGGTTGCCGGACCTGCGAGATCGTCTGCTCGCTGAGTCACGAAGGGGTCTGCCAGCCGTCCCTGAGCCGGATCACCACAACCTTCGACCCGACCGGGACCCTGGCCAAATTCGCGGCCATGGCCGACGTCTGCCGCCAGTGCAACATGGCCGACTGCTATCTTGCGTGCGCCTATGACGCGCTCATTCTGGACAAGGAGACCGGAGCCCGGATCATCGACCCCACGAAATGCACCGGCTGCGGTGAGTGCTTCGCGGCCTGTCCCTGGGATAAAATCGTCAAAAACGATGAGACGGGCCTGTTTTCCAAGTGCGATCTCTGCGGCGGCGACCCGCAGTGCGTAAAGTACTGTCCCGCGGACGCCATATCGTTTGTCGACATGAGATAA